Within the Candidatus Culexarchaeum yellowstonense genome, the region CTGGAATCCATAATGGCACACCATGAAGAAACAAACCAAACCCCAAACTTCTCAACAACACCACCCTCCATACCCACATAAAGATCTCCAGAGGAAATTTTAGAGGCATTTAAAGCCCTATTCATAGCTCCACGAATAATTTCATCCTCACCAATAGGAGTATGGGAAACACCACTCCCAACATCCAAAGACAACAAATCAAAACTCCCAAAAACCCTACAAGCAACCCTCCTAACAGCCTCAACCTTAACAGGATTAACAGAGCCAACAACAATCCTCATAAACACATCAATAAAGGAAAGAAATATGAAAGGAAAATTTAAACATT harbors:
- the yjjX gene encoding inosine/xanthosine triphosphatase, with protein sequence MRIVVGSVNPVKVEAVRRVACRVFGSFDLLSLDVGSGVSHTPIGEDEIIRGAMNRALNASKISSGDLYVGMEGGVVEKFGVWFVSSWCAIMDSSGFWSFGCGGYMPLPRRVVDMVLGGMELGDAIDAISGLSHTKLDVGAIGVLTKNLLTRRDSWETALIYALTYKISPEFYP